From the genome of Vicia villosa cultivar HV-30 ecotype Madison, WI linkage group LG2, Vvil1.0, whole genome shotgun sequence, one region includes:
- the LOC131650617 gene encoding uncharacterized protein LOC131650617: MSSNFSSSSTSSSSSFSVWWKDLISIGNCSAEDPIVSNCMFVVGNGYNTLFWESCWADNYSLKERFPKLFALSCLVRVSVASMGGWVHGVWKWGNLGVVLDEDTDPSVVAENGTLHYLLGGRIVHTEGRDKVEWSGSEGGSFSVASCYEFLAGLNYPFGPPNRLEVVKDLIWKVHVPFNIKAFGWRILINRLPTKDLLMGRGVLLSIENSLYAFCGSIPESCDHSFFKCKEAGVVWREIAVWVGKPIGGMEEDCYQSFMDWFLFCKKKKVKEGKCGVLWLAIVWIFWMSRNDFFFRNEGWVVDNTVWNIKSLLWKWSFFGEITHPIYNFYEFTKDPLFFLS; this comes from the coding sequence ATGTcttctaatttttcttcttcttccacttcttcttcttcttctttttcagtGTGGTGGAAAGATTTGATTTCCATAGGCAATTGTTCGGCGGAAGACCCGATAGTGTCGAATTGTATGTTTGTGGTTGGAAATGGCTATAACACTCTGTTTTGGGAATCTTGTTGGGCGGATAATTATAGTTTAAAGGAGCGTTTTCCGAAGTTGTTTGCGTTATCTTGTTTGGTAAGGGTTTCGGTGGCTAGTATGGGAGGTTGGGTTCATGGAGTGTGGAAGTGGGGGAATTTAGGTGTGGTTTTGGATGAAGATACCGACCCTTCGGTGGTGGCCGAGAATGGCACGCTCCATTACTTGTTGGGGGGCCGAATTGTCCATACGGAGGGGAGAGATAAGGTTGAGTGGAGCGGTTCGGAAGGAGGTTCATTTTCCGTTGCTTCTTGTTATGAGTTTTTGGCCGGCTTAAACTATCCTTTTGGTCCTCCGAATAGACTCGAAGTTGTGAAGGATTTAATTTGGAAGGTGCATGTGCCGTTTAATATtaaggcttttggttggagaaTTTTAATTAATAGATTACCAACCAAGGATTTATTGATGGGAAGGGGTGTTCTTTTGTCAATAGAGAAttctttgtatgctttttgtggtTCTATTCCGGAAAGTTGTGATCATTCTTTTTTCAAGTGTAAAGAGGCGGGTGTGGTTTGGAGAGAGATAGCGGTTTGGGTTGGAAAACCGATTGGTGGTATGGAAGAAGATTGCTATCAAAGCTTTATGGATTGGTTcctcttttgtaaaaaaaagaaagttaaggAAGGTAAATGTGGGGTGTTATGGTTAGCTATTGTTTGGATTTTTTGGATGTCTAGAAACGACTTTTTTTTCCGCAACGAAGGTTGGGTTGTTGATAATACGGTGTGGAATATCAAGTCTTTGTTATGGAAGTGGTCGTTTTTTGGAGAAATTACGCAcccaatatataatttttatgagTTTACTAAAGACCCTTTGTTTTTTCTCTCATAG
- the LOC131650618 gene encoding uncharacterized protein LOC131650618 produces MWKEEVMEVIFSFKGEGYLGIKFRKKNKLYYLVNIYSSCCLDKKKILWRKLLELKELFKDGEWILKGDFNAIKNCHERRGRSEVMNYNEMNLFADFIDKSGLVDIPCKGKKYTWYSGDGKSCKKEWKDLKVEGRGDFVLKEKLRLLKEKLKRWNKEVFGIIDLEVEEGAKDINLGDTLFELEANSYHSVIVNKRKEATSRFWSKLRIKENMLVQRARLKWLNEGDSNIGYFHKVMKDKRIHNHIGPINSSRGNLNSVSEIKEEVVRHFSNKFGIVEEENSLLDGIRFDMINEEDCRWLERSFEEVEIKEAIWGCGGSKSLGPDGGELSKSISSSFLALVPKSSNPLSLDDYRLVCLVGCMYKVLTKILVGRLKRFLNSIISYNQSAFVPERQLLDDVLVANEVVDYSRKEGAPCILFKVDFEKAYDSVSWNFLRYILVRMGYGERWRKWMEILIFKSNMSVLVNGSPTTEFVVKRGLSQGVHYRLFSLF; encoded by the exons ATGTGGAAAGAGGAGGTAATGGAGGTCATTTTTAGTTTTAAGGGGGAAGGATATCTTGGAATTAAATTTCGGAAGAAGAATAAATTGTACTATTTGGTGAATATTTACTCTTCTTGTTGTTTGGATAAAAAGAAAATCCTTTGGAGAAAGTTGTTGGAGTTGAAGGAGTTGTTCAAAGACGGGGAGTGGATTCTAAAGGGGGATTTTAATGCTATTAAAAATTGTCATGAAAGGAGGGGGAGATCGGAGGTCATGAATTAcaatgagatgaacttgtttgCGGATTTCATTGACAAAAGTGGATTGGTGGATATTCCTTGCAAAGGAAAAAAGTATACTTGGTATAGTGGTGATGGGAAATCGTGTA AAAAAGAATGGAAAGACCTTAAAGTAGAAGGAAGAGGTGACTTTGTGTTGAAAGAAAAATTACGCCTCctaaaagaaaaactcaaaaggTGGAATAAGGAGGTGTTTGGTATAATTGATTTGGAAGTTGAGGAGGGAGCCAAGGATATCAATTTGGGTGACACACTGTTTGAATTGGAAGCGAATAGTTATCATTCCGTAATTGTCAACAAGAGGAAGGAAGCGACTTCTCGTTTTTGGTCTAAATTGAGAATAAAAGAGAATATGTTGGTTCAAAGGGCGAGATTGAAATGGCTTAATGAAGGGGACTCTAATATTGGGTATTTTCACAAAGTAATGAAGGATAAAAGAATACATAATCATATAGGCccgatcaattcttcaagaggtAATTTAAACTCGGTTAGTGAAATCAAGGAGGAAGTAGTGCGCCATTTCTCTAACAAATTCGGCATAGTAGAGGAGGAAAATTCGCTATTAGATGGTATCCGTTTTGATATGATTAATGAGGAGGATTGTAGGTGGCTTGAAAGATCTTTCGAAGAGGTAGAAATCAAAGAAGCTATATGGGGTTGTGGTGGATCTAAAAGTCTGGGACCAGAtg GTGGCGAGCTTTCTAAGtcgatttcttcttcttttttggcATTGGTCCCTAAGTCTTCCAATCCTTTATCGTTGGATGACTATAGGCTCGTTTGCTTGGTGGGATGTATGTATAAAGTGCTAACAAAAATTTTGGTGGGAAGATTGAAAAGGTTTTTGAATTCCATAATCTCTTATaatcaaagtgcttttgttccggaGAGACAACTTCTAGACGATGTTCTTGTAGCTAATGAAGTGGTTGATTATTCTAGAAAGGAGGGGGCACCTTGCATTCTCTTCAAAGTTGATTTCGAAAAAGCGTATGATAGTGTCTCTTGGAACTTTCTTCGTTATATTCTTGTTAGGATGGGGTATGGAGAGAGATGGAGGAAGTGGATGGAGATTCTTATTTTCAAAAGCAACATGTCGGTGTTAGTCAATGGTAGTCCTACGACGGAATTTGTGGTCAAGAGAGGGTTGAGTCAAGGAGTTCATTATcgccttttctctttgttttag